The Styela clava chromosome 10, kaStyClav1.hap1.2, whole genome shotgun sequence genome window below encodes:
- the LOC120338083 gene encoding MFS-type transporter SLC18B1-like, translated as MTGRETEPLVKETLPLQGGYNDEYTATVSESDQEATTPAKSILINEPQSTTSLWDDTDVRQRLLLVDLMLMDFLSAFSIGIPSPFFSRIVIKRGGSILYSALILQSIMLSFSICCVIFGKYLPSMGIRKMFVGGLATFGLCQVTFGLLHFVVDIKAFTGLGILIRVFQGAGEAAYSLSSMTVLCKEYPAHVTKVFGFTEAMDGLGYLLGPIFGGGMFDNIGMLLPLVLSGSIVILAIPCHLYLLRTYTHEENAESREFNVSEWLYNPYIISVLCLVATLFGTFGYLDVAITTYLEKLGFTATTVGLVLSTYGLSYCFGAALIGYVVALKEWMRKVSMAVGFIGFSLVLMVYVPKQLTSLIYVASSALGIFTAVASVPAFEYLLPSDSDPSLEIHSAISGAWYSCIGLGMFVLPLIGSAIHKALHSFSWSLFVLPCIGFALSSILAGLVYFIKSDKSS; from the coding sequence ATGACGGGTCGTGAGACGGAACCTCTAGTTAAAGAAACACTGCCATTACAAGGCGGATACAATGACGAGTACACAGCAACTGTGTCAGAATCTGATCAGGAAGCAACCACTCcagcaaaatcaattttaataaatgaaccTCAAAGCACGACATCACTATGGGATGACACTGACGTTAGACAGAGGCTTCTTCTTGTGGATTTAATGCTAATGGATTTCCTATCGGCATTCTCAATTGGCATACCCAGTCCTTTTTTTTCGCGAATAGTAATCAAAAGAGGAGGCTCAATATTGTATTCTGCTCTCATACTACAAAGTATAATGTTGTCCTTTTCAATTTGTTGTGTAATTTTTGGTAAATATCTCCCTTCTATGGGAATCAGGAAAATGTTTGTTGGCGGATTGGCAACATTTGGCTTGTGCCAAGTTACATTTGGATTATTGCATTTTGTTGTGGATATCAAAGCCTTTACAGGATTAGGGATATTGATACGTGTCTTCCAAGGAGCTGGAGAAGCTGCATATTCATTATCTTCTATGACTGTATTGTGTAAGGAGTATCCAGCCCACGTAACAAAAGTTTTTGGATTTACAGAAGCTATGGATGGGTTAGGTTACCTTTTGGGGCCGATTTTTGGAGGTGGGATGTTTGACAATATAGGCATGCTACTGCCACTGGTACTATCGGGAAGCATAGTCATATTAGCTATACCATGTCACTTATATTTGCTACGAACATACACACACGAGGAAAATGCAGAAAGTCGGGAATTCAACGTATCAGAGTGGTTATATAATCCTTACATCATTTCAGTTTTGTGTTTAGTGGCCACTTTGTTTGGAACATTTGGGTACCTGGATGTTGCAATTACTACCTACTTGGAAAAACTTGGATTTACTGCCACAACTGTAGGGTTGGTTTTGTCCACCTACGGGCTAAGTTACTGCTTTGGTGCAGCCTTAATAGGATATGTTGTTGCTTTGAAAGAATGGATGAGAAAAGTATCTATGGCTGTTGGATTCATCGGGTTTTCTTTAGTCCTGATGGtgtatgtcccaaaacaattgACGTCCTTAATTTATGTTGCATCATCCGCGCTGGGTATATTTACTGCCGTAGCCTCAGTACCTGCCTTTGAATATTTGTTGCCAAGTGATAGCGACCCTAGCTTAGAAATACATAGTGCAATTTCAGGTGCTTGGTACAGTTGCATTGGACTCGGCATGTTCGTACTCCCACTGATAGGCTCTGCAATTCACAAGGCTTTGCATTCTTTTTCGTGGTCTCTGTTTGTATTGCCTTGTATTGGATTTGCTCTTAGTTCGATTTTAGCTGGGTTGGTATACTTTATAAAAAGCGACAAAAGTTCGTGA
- the LOC120338081 gene encoding MFS-type transporter SLC18B1-like: MTGRETEPLVKETLPLQGEYNDEYTATVSESDKEETTPVKSILRKETQSTTSLWDETDVRQKLLLVDLMLMDFLSAFLIGIPSPFFSRIVIKRGGSILYSALILQSIMLSFSICCVIFGKYLPSMGIKKMFVGGLATFGLCQVTFGLLHFVMDIKAFTGLGILIRVLQGAGEAAFSLSSMTVLCKEYPAHVTKVFGFTEAMVGLGYLMGPIFGGGMFDNIGMLLPLVLSGSIVILAIPCHLYLLRPYTHEENAESREFNVSEWLANPYIISVLCSVATLFGTFGYLDVAITTYLEKLGFTATTVGLVLFTYGLSYCFGAALIGYIVALKVWMRKVSMAVGFIGFSLVLMVYVPKQLTSLIYVASSALGIFAAVAAVPAFEYLLPRDGDPSLEIHSAVSGAWYSCIGLGMFVLPLIGSAIHKDLHSFSWSLFVLPCVGFATSLILAGLVYFIKSDKSS, translated from the coding sequence ATGACGGGTCGTGAGACGGAACCCTTAGTTAAAGAAACACTGCCATTACAAGGCGAATACAATGACGAGTACACAGCAACTGTGTCAGAATCTGATAAGGAAGAAACCACTCcagtaaaatcaattttaagaAAAGAAACTCAAAGCACGACATCACTATGGGATGAGACTGACGTTAGACAGAAGCTTCTTCTTGTGGATTTAATGCTAATGGATTTCCTATCGGCATTTTTAATTGGCATACCTAGTCCATTTTTTTCGCGCATAGTAATCAAAAGAGGAGGCTCAATATTGTATTCTGCTCTCATACTTCAGAGTATAATGTTGTCCTTTTCAATTTGTTGTgtaatttttggaaaatatctCCCTTCCATGGGAATCAAGAAAATGTTTGTTGGCGGATTGGCAACATTTGGCTTGTGCCAAGTTACATTTGGATTATTGCATTTTGTTATGGATATCAAAGCCTTTACAGGATTAGGGATATTGATACGTGTCCTCCAAGGAGCTGGAGAAGCTGCATTTTCATTATCTTCTATGACTGTATTGTGTAAGGAATATCCAGCCCACGTGACGAAAGTTTTTGGATTTACAGAAGCTATGGTTGGGTTAGGTTACCTTATGGGGCCGATTTTCGGAGGTGGGATGTTTGACAATATAGGCATGCTACTGCCACTGGTACTATCGGGAAGCATAGTCATATTAGCTATACCATGTCATTTATATTTGCTACGACCATACACACACGAGGAAAATGCAGAAAGTCGGGAATTCAACGTATCAGAGTGGTTAGCTAATCCTTACATCATTTCAGTTTTGTGTTCAGTGGCCACTTTGTTTGGAACATTTGGGTACCTTGATGTTGCAATTACTACCTACTTGGAAAAACTTGGATTTACTGCCACAACTGTAGGATTGGTTTTGTTCACCTACGGGCTAAGTTACTGCTTTGGTGCAGCCTTAATAGGATATATTGTTGCTTTGAAAGTATGGATGAGAAAAGTATCTATGGCTGTTGGGTTCATCGGGTTTTCTTTAGTCCTGATGGTGTATGTCCCAAAGCAATTGACGTCCTTAATTTATGTTGCATCATCCGCGCTGGGTATATTTGCTGCCGTAGCCGCGGTACCTGCCTTTGAATATTTGTTGCCAAGGGATGGCGACCCTAGCTTAGAAATACATAGTGCAGTTTCCGGTGCTTGGTACAGTTGCATTGGACTCGGCATGTTCGTTCTCCCACTGATAGGCTCTGCAATTCACAAGGATTTGCATTCTTTTTCGTGGTCTCTGTTTGTATTGCCTTGTGTTGGATTTGCCACTAGTTTGATTTTAGCTGGGTTGGTATACTTTATAAAAAGCGACAAAAGTTCGTGA
- the LOC120337349 gene encoding uncharacterized protein LOC120337349, translating into MKLHGIFFCGLLFFSSCLLVTSVPLGIYVLDTRETATAEVTAIAVAIKSKVEEKLGRTFTQYDVQSYSSFFQDANMLAIHVKVADSPAKEFISFVVSDAYDASLREVVTAIDGLSKNGKNNLSVMIVGRK; encoded by the exons atgaaattgcaCGGAATTTTTTTCTGCGGTCTGCTGTTTTTTTCAAGCTGTTTGTTGGTTACCTCCGTGCCTCTCGGAATTTACGTTTTGGACACAAGGGAAACGGCAACAGCTGAAGTCACAGCCATTGCAGTAGCG ATAAAATCAAAGGTTGAAGAAAAACTCGGCCGAACCTTCACACAATATGATGTCCAGAGTTACAGTTCTTTCTTTCAAGATGCTAATATGCTTGCAATCCAC GTAAAAGTTGCAGATTCACCAGCAAAAGAATTCATCAGCTTTGTGGTATCCGATGCATACGACGCTAGCTTGAGAGAGGTCGTGACGGCGATCGACGGGTTATCAAAAAATGGCAAGAACAACCTGTCTGTCATGATCGTCGgacgaaaataa